From one Catellatospora sp. IY07-71 genomic stretch:
- a CDS encoding TetR/AcrR family transcriptional regulator, translating to MNVYGVDKTAPPTRDRIVAIAREMLTADGAEAVSMRRIAQAAGLTPMAIYRHFDNREALLRHVADTCFAEIAERWSANVHRGTPVERLRGGVDDYLDFALREPKLYVFLFGERREDARMFPEDFRAKRSPTLNLMAEQLAAGMDDGVFRRDDVWEVAITVAALLHGFVQLYLGGRIGMDENGFRQLCHSALERMFDGISA from the coding sequence ATGAATGTCTACGGTGTAGACAAGACCGCGCCGCCGACCCGGGACCGAATCGTGGCCATCGCGCGCGAGATGCTGACGGCCGACGGCGCCGAGGCCGTCTCGATGCGCCGCATCGCCCAGGCGGCAGGCCTCACCCCGATGGCGATCTACCGCCACTTCGACAACCGCGAAGCCCTGCTGCGCCACGTCGCCGACACCTGCTTCGCCGAGATCGCCGAGCGGTGGTCGGCGAACGTCCACCGGGGCACCCCCGTCGAGCGGCTGCGCGGCGGAGTCGACGACTACCTGGATTTCGCGCTGCGTGAGCCGAAGCTGTACGTGTTCCTGTTCGGCGAGCGGCGCGAGGACGCGCGCATGTTCCCCGAGGACTTCCGGGCCAAGCGGTCCCCGACGCTGAACCTGATGGCCGAGCAGCTCGCCGCGGGCATGGACGACGGTGTCTTCCGCCGCGACGACGTCTGGGAGGTCGCGATCACCGTGGCCGCGCTCCTGCACGGCTTCGTCCAGCTCTACCTCGGCGGCCGGATCGGCATGGACGAGAACGGGTTCCGGCAGCTGTGCCATTCCGCCCTGGAGAGGATGTTCGATGGCATCAGCGCGTGA
- a CDS encoding nitrilase-related carbon-nitrogen hydrolase has protein sequence MASARERAAAGLAAAASGTALYFGTGLHPLPWLTWIALLPVLAVAVRLGWLAAAAVAFAAWLAGELNQWTYLTGDIGMPTAAAAAILLAAAGLFAATVLVFRALVRRGRPAAAVLAPPALWVGLEHAFAAASPDGAFWSLAYTQSDVLPLIQVASLTSYLGVTFLLLAVPAAVVVAQRGWGGPARWRPVVAVAVGSAAVAGYGLIQLARPVDGPVERIAVISQPGRGDHLDVATPAGTALLDGYLAQIRTAAGAGATTVVLPEAVLVADAGKLDGVIEALAAAARAGGTTIVFGVAVRHGHNTAQIVTPDSVDAYHKQHLLFTEPYRPGTGPAFVPGRPWGVAICKDLDFPELARAYRAGGAQLLLVPAWDVGRDAWLHSRMAVMRGVENGMPIVRSGRTGALTVSDAVGRVLAEARTGESGFTTVTYDLPVAARSTVYTGAGSWFAWLCILVGLGCLARLHQRAQPREDGPAAVQADHARSAAQLLAHVDV, from the coding sequence ATGGCATCAGCGCGTGAGCGGGCGGCCGCCGGTCTGGCCGCCGCCGCCTCCGGCACCGCCCTCTACTTCGGCACGGGCCTGCACCCGCTGCCCTGGCTGACCTGGATCGCACTCCTCCCGGTGCTCGCCGTCGCGGTCCGGCTGGGGTGGCTCGCCGCGGCCGCGGTGGCGTTCGCGGCGTGGCTGGCCGGCGAGCTCAACCAGTGGACGTACCTCACCGGCGACATCGGTATGCCGACGGCGGCGGCCGCGGCGATCCTCCTCGCGGCGGCCGGGCTGTTCGCCGCCACGGTTCTCGTGTTCCGGGCGCTGGTCCGGCGCGGGCGGCCCGCCGCCGCGGTCCTCGCCCCGCCCGCGCTGTGGGTCGGTCTCGAGCACGCCTTCGCGGCGGCGTCCCCCGACGGCGCGTTCTGGAGCCTGGCGTACACGCAGTCGGATGTGCTGCCGCTGATCCAGGTCGCCTCCCTGACGTCGTACCTCGGCGTCACCTTCCTGCTGCTGGCCGTGCCGGCAGCGGTCGTGGTGGCGCAGCGCGGATGGGGCGGCCCGGCGCGGTGGCGGCCCGTGGTGGCCGTCGCGGTCGGCTCGGCCGCCGTCGCCGGATACGGGCTGATCCAGCTGGCGCGGCCCGTGGACGGGCCGGTCGAGCGCATCGCGGTGATCTCCCAGCCCGGCCGCGGCGATCACCTCGACGTCGCCACTCCCGCCGGGACCGCGCTGCTCGACGGCTACCTGGCGCAGATCCGCACCGCGGCCGGCGCCGGTGCGACGACCGTCGTGCTGCCCGAGGCTGTGCTGGTCGCCGACGCCGGGAAGCTGGACGGAGTGATCGAGGCGCTGGCCGCGGCGGCGCGTGCGGGCGGGACGACGATCGTGTTCGGTGTCGCCGTGCGCCACGGGCACAACACCGCCCAGATCGTCACCCCGGACTCGGTCGACGCGTACCACAAGCAGCATCTGCTCTTCACCGAGCCGTACCGGCCCGGGACGGGGCCGGCCTTCGTGCCCGGCCGGCCGTGGGGCGTGGCGATCTGCAAGGATCTCGACTTCCCGGAGCTGGCCCGCGCCTACCGCGCCGGGGGCGCGCAGCTGCTGCTGGTCCCGGCTTGGGACGTCGGCCGGGACGCGTGGCTGCACAGCAGGATGGCGGTGATGCGCGGCGTCGAGAACGGCATGCCGATCGTCCGCAGCGGCCGGACCGGAGCGCTCACCGTCAGCGACGCGGTGGGCCGAGTGCTCGCGGAGGCCCGCACCGGCGAATCGGGCTTCACGACGGTCACCTACGACCTGCCGGTGGCGGCGCGGTCCACCGTCTACACCGGCGCCGGTTCGTGGTTCGCCTGGCTCTGCATCCTGGTCGGGCTCGGCTGCCTGGCCCGGCTGCACCAGCGCGCACAGCCTCGGGAAGACGGCCCGGCCGCCGTCCAGGCCGACCACGCCCGATCAGCCGCGCAGCTGCTGGCGCACGTCGATGTCTGA
- a CDS encoding DUF6339 family protein, producing MGLLYPRLLPANARMIHAELEQVSVPELSSHHGLEHVATVFTATGGDRVSKRVLGDLRTELVNAARENGFPHPPSVQQRLAFDSRVGPALHGLMDMVPSEAAAGDIWAFMALVLAPDVAYWRFRRPEEKFDSDHVLGSDVTRHVFARLWWRAHLLHDPVAGQPYASFDAVGGAAFDQIFARRRALGASPFLVKAIVRVWAGVDTRGGNERRLLQDFLMRLLRLAPFVAFESLTSSQLDHELRRVALDTVSAVRA from the coding sequence ATGGGTCTGTTGTATCCGCGCTTGCTGCCCGCCAACGCCCGCATGATCCACGCGGAGCTTGAGCAGGTGTCCGTGCCTGAGCTGAGCAGTCACCACGGCCTGGAACATGTCGCCACGGTCTTCACGGCGACCGGCGGCGACCGCGTGTCGAAGCGTGTCCTCGGCGATCTGCGTACCGAACTCGTCAACGCGGCCCGGGAGAACGGGTTTCCGCACCCTCCGTCGGTGCAGCAACGCCTGGCGTTCGACAGCCGGGTAGGCCCCGCCCTGCACGGCCTGATGGACATGGTCCCGTCAGAGGCGGCGGCCGGCGACATCTGGGCCTTCATGGCGCTTGTGCTGGCACCGGATGTCGCGTACTGGAGATTCCGGCGACCCGAGGAGAAATTCGACTCCGACCACGTCCTCGGCAGTGACGTCACCCGGCACGTATTCGCCCGACTGTGGTGGCGCGCGCATCTGCTTCACGATCCGGTCGCCGGACAGCCCTACGCCTCCTTCGACGCAGTCGGAGGCGCTGCGTTTGACCAGATCTTCGCACGTCGTCGCGCACTGGGAGCAAGTCCCTTCCTGGTCAAGGCGATCGTACGGGTCTGGGCCGGCGTCGACACCAGGGGCGGCAATGAACGACGACTTCTTCAGGACTTCCTGATGCGCCTGCTCCGGCTGGCTCCCTTCGTGGCCTTTGAGTCCCTGACATCGTCCCAGCTCGATCACGAACTTAGACGGGTTGCCCTTGACACGGTCTCGGCTGTCCGGGCCTGA
- a CDS encoding Z1 domain-containing protein yields MSTAFDQQYQVFLTLAQQNTPAAARDMLETLALDPAVIERILERYEQDTLAVRDLREPRSVVLNNRFTWYTGPRKGDRCWPALQTLLRRDGWNESALESLDDASTKVLALMSHPREKAFAVRGLVVGYVQSGKTTNFTSVLAKAADRGYKLFIVLAGIHNGLRRQTQLRLQEQLVRPNPLLWHQLTDPDRDFSPPANAAAFFNDANHQYVLCVVKKNPTVLRKFTRWLDSARGFLGNAPALVIDDEADQATVATRTINPLIRGVLDRLPKACYVGYTATPFANLLIDPSARDLYPEHFVVNLPRPDRYFGPEVIFGREVQDHEDPADVPAGHDMVRIVPDDDVDLLRPAKGEADDFAPEMTDSLRTAVAYFCMATAARTARGTGNPHSTMLIHTSVSTSVHQSFDAPLRDLLRSLAHEVAGDDLADLRRLWESECGRVSAEDFGEKAIPFDTLLPYLPQVIDRCRVIMDNSTSNDRLDYENGPVIAIAVGGNTLSRGLTLEGLCVSYFVRSVSAYDTLLQMGRWFGFRNGYADLPRIWMTRELREWFRHLASVEAEMRRDIDVYMTEDKTPLDFAVRIRTHPALLVTAAAKMKSAVKAAAAYGGQRVQTRYFPVHDVAWLQENQRHARRLVQLAATRGCRVDRDRARDRVLLRDVPHELILDFLDGYRFHDRSQECDSALIRAYIRKRGDQRALRQWNIALIGNPTSDAEGFEFAPGIAVGRVTRSRLDPDSDVADIKTLMSRRDAAVDLVVDRSGELSEDAIKKLRRVQLPDHGLLTLYAIDRHSPTRRPDRHPLQATDHVIGVGLVFPEPRESDSAVEREYVSANLAGLHVEEEDLAGLETEES; encoded by the coding sequence GTGTCGACCGCCTTCGACCAGCAGTATCAGGTGTTCCTGACGCTGGCACAGCAGAACACACCCGCCGCTGCGCGGGACATGCTGGAGACTCTCGCCCTGGACCCGGCCGTCATCGAGCGCATCCTGGAACGATACGAGCAGGACACTCTTGCGGTACGCGACCTGCGGGAGCCGCGATCGGTGGTGCTGAACAACCGTTTCACCTGGTACACGGGCCCGCGTAAGGGTGACCGGTGCTGGCCCGCGTTGCAGACGCTGCTGCGCCGCGACGGGTGGAACGAATCGGCGCTGGAGTCACTCGACGACGCCTCGACCAAGGTGCTGGCCCTGATGAGCCACCCCAGGGAGAAGGCCTTCGCCGTTCGGGGCCTGGTCGTCGGATACGTGCAGTCGGGCAAGACCACGAACTTCACCTCGGTGCTCGCCAAAGCCGCCGACCGGGGCTACAAGCTGTTCATCGTATTGGCCGGCATCCACAACGGCCTGCGTCGGCAGACCCAACTGCGCTTGCAGGAGCAGTTGGTCAGGCCCAATCCGTTGCTGTGGCACCAGCTCACCGACCCGGATCGCGACTTTTCACCCCCGGCCAACGCCGCGGCATTCTTCAACGACGCGAATCACCAGTACGTCCTGTGTGTGGTCAAGAAGAACCCCACCGTCCTGCGCAAGTTCACGCGCTGGCTCGACTCCGCGCGCGGTTTCCTCGGCAACGCCCCGGCTCTCGTCATCGACGACGAGGCCGACCAGGCCACGGTGGCCACCCGGACGATCAACCCGTTGATCCGCGGGGTGTTGGACCGCCTGCCCAAGGCCTGCTATGTCGGTTACACAGCCACCCCCTTCGCCAACCTGCTGATCGATCCATCGGCGCGGGACCTCTACCCGGAACACTTCGTGGTCAATCTCCCCCGTCCCGACCGGTACTTCGGCCCCGAGGTCATCTTCGGCAGGGAGGTGCAGGACCACGAGGATCCCGCTGATGTTCCCGCGGGCCACGACATGGTTCGCATCGTGCCCGATGACGACGTGGACCTGCTGCGCCCCGCCAAGGGCGAGGCCGATGACTTCGCACCGGAGATGACGGACAGCCTGCGTACCGCCGTGGCCTACTTCTGCATGGCCACCGCGGCCCGTACGGCGCGCGGCACCGGCAACCCGCACAGCACGATGCTCATCCACACCAGCGTGAGCACGTCGGTGCATCAGAGCTTCGACGCGCCGCTGCGGGATCTGCTCCGGTCGCTCGCGCACGAGGTCGCCGGCGACGACCTCGCCGACCTGCGCAGACTTTGGGAGAGCGAGTGCGGTCGGGTGTCGGCGGAGGATTTCGGCGAGAAAGCGATCCCGTTCGACACCCTGCTGCCATACCTTCCACAGGTCATTGACCGCTGCCGGGTCATCATGGACAACTCGACCAGCAACGATCGCCTCGATTATGAGAACGGCCCGGTCATCGCCATCGCGGTCGGCGGCAACACGCTGTCGCGAGGCCTGACCCTGGAGGGCCTGTGCGTGAGCTACTTCGTGCGCTCGGTGTCGGCGTACGACACCCTGCTACAGATGGGCCGGTGGTTCGGCTTCCGTAACGGCTACGCCGACCTTCCGCGTATCTGGATGACGCGGGAGCTGCGCGAATGGTTCCGCCATCTCGCCTCCGTCGAGGCCGAGATGCGACGAGACATCGACGTCTACATGACCGAGGACAAGACACCGCTGGACTTCGCCGTTCGCATTCGCACCCATCCCGCGTTGCTCGTCACCGCGGCCGCCAAGATGAAGAGCGCCGTGAAGGCGGCTGCGGCCTACGGCGGCCAGCGGGTGCAGACACGCTACTTCCCGGTCCACGACGTCGCCTGGCTGCAGGAAAACCAGCGGCATGCGAGGCGCCTGGTTCAACTGGCCGCCACCCGCGGCTGTCGGGTCGACCGCGACAGGGCACGTGATCGTGTCCTGCTGCGCGACGTTCCCCATGAGCTCATCCTCGACTTCCTGGACGGCTACCGATTCCACGACCGCTCACAGGAGTGCGACTCGGCCCTGATCCGTGCCTACATCCGCAAGCGCGGCGACCAGCGCGCCCTGCGGCAGTGGAACATCGCTCTGATCGGCAATCCGACCTCCGATGCCGAAGGTTTCGAGTTCGCCCCGGGAATCGCCGTCGGTCGGGTGACCCGGTCCCGGCTCGACCCTGACTCCGATGTCGCCGACATCAAGACCCTGATGAGCCGGCGCGACGCCGCTGTCGACCTCGTCGTCGATCGCAGCGGCGAGCTTTCCGAGGATGCCATCAAGAAGCTTCGCCGCGTGCAGCTTCCCGACCACGGCCTGTTGACGTTGTACGCCATCGACCGACACTCACCGACCAGGCGCCCCGACCGCCACCCGCTCCAGGCCACTGACCACGTGATCGGCGTGGGCCTGGTGTTCCCCGAGCCGCGGGAGTCTGACAGCGCGGTCGAACGGGAGTACGTCAGCGCCAACCTGGCGGGTCTGCATGTCGAGGAGGAAGACCTCGCCGGGCTGGAGACGGAGGAAAGTTGA
- a CDS encoding very short patch repair endonuclease: MVQAKDAGWASSEAVRRCMQANKGRDTRPELLLRSAVHALGMRYRVSMRPLPGVRRTADLVFTRAKVAVFLDGCFWHGCPEHHTKAKTNATFWAEKVERTRQRDQETDLRLIESGWLPLRVWEHEQTAQAAQRVVNVVRERTAAR, translated from the coding sequence GTGGTGCAGGCGAAGGATGCCGGCTGGGCATCGAGTGAGGCCGTACGTCGATGCATGCAGGCCAACAAGGGTCGTGACACGCGCCCCGAGCTGTTGCTGCGTTCGGCGGTGCACGCGCTCGGGATGCGATACCGGGTGTCCATGCGACCGCTGCCGGGCGTCCGGCGTACTGCTGACCTCGTATTCACTCGCGCGAAGGTGGCCGTGTTCCTCGACGGCTGCTTCTGGCACGGCTGCCCGGAGCACCATACGAAGGCCAAGACCAATGCCACGTTCTGGGCGGAGAAGGTGGAGCGCACGAGGCAGCGAGATCAGGAGACCGATCTGCGGCTCATCGAGTCGGGTTGGCTGCCCCTGCGGGTGTGGGAACATGAGCAAACAGCGCAGGCTGCTCAACGCGTGGTGAACGTGGTGCGTGAGCGGACGGCAGCCCGGTGA
- a CDS encoding DNA cytosine methyltransferase, translated as MPKPPLQVVDLFAGCGGLSQGFRQSGFFTPVAAVEFDSAAAATYAANFGADHIYCGDIKDWVNGVLPDADVVVGGPPCQGFSNLGKKDEDDERNQLWRRYVDALVKIKPRAFLMENVDRFGKSREFQDLYAETAPGGRLEDYHIEVALVRATDFGSAQLRKRVIVIGTRRDLPAVIPIPEASTPKHMWRTVKDALTGVPPTVPTDRVELPGRTLADGTPGWFTAEELHITRRYDPELSIPRFHAIPPGGNRFDLPDHLKAACWKKHETGSGDVMGRLRWEQPSVTIRTEFFKPEKGRYLHPVEHRAITHYEAARLQGFPDDFKWCGNKIQIARQIGNAVPVELAQALAEHIGACLTGLPSAHAPRSPRVEQPALFAHVPTPAGAANPTR; from the coding sequence GTGCCGAAGCCGCCACTCCAAGTCGTCGATCTCTTCGCGGGATGTGGCGGATTGTCTCAGGGTTTCCGACAGTCCGGATTCTTTACTCCCGTCGCGGCCGTCGAGTTCGATTCGGCGGCCGCGGCGACCTACGCCGCGAACTTCGGCGCCGACCACATCTACTGCGGTGACATCAAAGACTGGGTCAACGGCGTCCTTCCCGACGCCGACGTCGTCGTCGGCGGCCCACCCTGCCAGGGCTTCTCGAACCTGGGCAAGAAGGACGAGGACGACGAACGCAACCAGCTGTGGCGGCGTTACGTCGATGCACTCGTGAAGATCAAGCCTCGCGCGTTCCTCATGGAGAACGTCGACCGGTTCGGGAAGTCGAGGGAGTTCCAAGACCTGTACGCCGAGACCGCCCCAGGCGGCCGGCTGGAGGATTACCACATCGAGGTCGCTCTGGTCCGCGCGACGGATTTCGGCTCCGCCCAGCTCCGCAAGCGCGTGATCGTCATCGGCACCCGCCGCGACCTGCCGGCGGTTATCCCGATCCCCGAGGCAAGCACCCCGAAGCACATGTGGAGGACCGTCAAGGACGCCCTCACCGGCGTCCCACCGACGGTGCCGACCGACCGGGTGGAACTACCCGGCCGCACGCTCGCCGACGGCACACCTGGCTGGTTCACCGCCGAGGAACTGCACATCACGCGCCGTTATGACCCGGAGCTCTCCATACCCCGGTTTCATGCGATTCCGCCAGGCGGCAACCGTTTCGACCTGCCCGACCACCTCAAGGCTGCCTGCTGGAAAAAGCACGAGACAGGCTCCGGGGATGTCATGGGCCGACTGCGCTGGGAGCAGCCCTCCGTCACGATCCGCACCGAGTTCTTCAAGCCGGAGAAGGGACGCTACCTGCATCCGGTGGAGCACCGTGCCATCACGCACTACGAGGCGGCCCGGCTGCAGGGATTCCCCGACGATTTCAAGTGGTGCGGCAACAAGATCCAGATCGCCCGTCAGATCGGCAACGCGGTGCCGGTGGAACTCGCCCAGGCCCTCGCCGAGCACATCGGCGCGTGCCTCACCGGGCTGCCGTCCGCTCACGCACCACGTTCACCACGCGTTGAGCAGCCTGCGCTGTTTGCTCATGTTCCCACACCCGCAGGGGCAGCCAACCCGACTCGATGA
- the drmB gene encoding DUF1998 domain-containing protein encodes MSTQNRPRRTAAGSSVEAPGISTIGKVRRAQLITTYGVGSMIAVEDASYIVAGLDDWKINQAQQVHEPRIQRALGVARLYLPPAADRRHAAALRRFPDFYSCQGCSLLQPYGRFGGRESTCACGGTLIPSRFVIACDDGHIDDFPYWAWAHRGSTATGPCKRELRMVTSGRTASLKSIEIVCGCGARASMEGAFRRSELLKLRITCSGARPWLGPGAKVDGCKRPPRTLQRGSSAAWFGAVRSSLAIPPWSTRLQKLIDPHFAMWAGEEDKTIARQAVKAGLIKEGEDPQAIIDAVRRREQLEDQEQPAAEVDLETELKAEEFAQLCAPAPADEETPDFECRPAAGNPPGTEFSQVMLVTRLREVRVLQTFSRVEPLTATDPLSRRGALSHGSLNWLPAMEVVGEGVFLRLSEQALKVWENDFRVRDRARRIRDNHQQLLDRRAETAGRQSTPSPVTARSVMIHTLAHALINEWSLDAGYSAAAMRERLYTGDDMAGILIYTATSDSAGSLGGIVRQGEPERLSRTVTAALRRAGWCSADPLCMEAGAAGADSLNLAACHVCSLLPETSCEHNNTLLDRGLLIGWPDHPNAGFFNSYLEANA; translated from the coding sequence ATGAGCACCCAGAACCGGCCCCGGCGCACCGCAGCTGGCAGCTCCGTGGAGGCACCGGGCATCTCCACCATCGGCAAGGTGCGACGTGCCCAGCTGATCACCACATATGGGGTCGGCTCGATGATCGCCGTCGAGGACGCGTCATACATCGTCGCGGGCCTGGACGACTGGAAGATCAACCAGGCGCAGCAGGTGCACGAGCCCCGCATCCAGCGGGCGCTCGGCGTCGCCCGCCTTTACCTGCCCCCGGCCGCCGATCGACGCCACGCCGCGGCCCTGCGCAGATTCCCCGACTTCTACTCCTGTCAGGGCTGTTCCCTGCTGCAGCCGTACGGCCGGTTCGGCGGCCGCGAGTCGACCTGCGCCTGCGGCGGCACACTCATTCCCTCGCGTTTCGTGATCGCCTGCGATGACGGGCACATCGACGACTTCCCCTACTGGGCCTGGGCCCATCGAGGGAGCACCGCCACCGGTCCGTGCAAGCGCGAACTGCGAATGGTGACCAGCGGGCGTACGGCCTCGCTGAAGTCGATCGAGATCGTCTGCGGATGCGGCGCTCGTGCCTCCATGGAGGGTGCGTTCCGCCGCAGCGAGCTGCTCAAACTCCGCATCACCTGCTCGGGCGCACGCCCCTGGCTCGGCCCCGGCGCGAAGGTGGACGGCTGCAAGCGACCTCCGCGCACGCTGCAGCGCGGTTCCTCCGCCGCCTGGTTCGGCGCGGTGCGCTCGTCGCTGGCCATTCCGCCGTGGTCGACCCGGCTGCAGAAACTGATCGACCCGCACTTCGCGATGTGGGCCGGCGAGGAGGACAAGACGATCGCACGCCAGGCGGTCAAGGCAGGACTGATCAAGGAGGGAGAGGATCCTCAGGCGATCATTGATGCGGTACGCCGTCGCGAACAGCTTGAGGACCAGGAACAGCCCGCCGCCGAGGTCGATCTCGAAACCGAGCTCAAAGCGGAGGAGTTCGCACAATTGTGTGCGCCTGCGCCCGCAGACGAGGAGACTCCCGACTTCGAATGCAGGCCCGCCGCCGGAAATCCCCCGGGAACGGAGTTCAGCCAGGTCATGTTGGTGACCCGGCTGCGCGAGGTCAGGGTGTTGCAGACCTTCAGCCGGGTCGAGCCGCTCACCGCGACGGATCCGCTCTCCCGGCGCGGTGCGCTCTCGCATGGCTCGCTCAACTGGCTGCCCGCTATGGAGGTGGTCGGTGAGGGCGTCTTCCTGCGCCTGTCCGAGCAGGCCTTGAAGGTCTGGGAGAACGACTTCCGGGTGCGCGACCGGGCACGTCGGATCCGCGACAACCACCAGCAGCTACTCGACCGGCGGGCCGAGACGGCCGGGCGGCAGAGCACTCCGTCGCCGGTCACCGCCCGATCGGTGATGATTCACACGCTGGCCCACGCCTTGATCAACGAGTGGAGCCTCGATGCCGGATACTCAGCCGCCGCCATGCGGGAGCGTCTCTACACCGGCGACGACATGGCAGGCATCCTGATCTACACAGCCACGAGTGACTCGGCCGGCAGCCTCGGCGGCATCGTCCGCCAAGGCGAGCCCGAGCGCCTGTCACGAACGGTGACCGCCGCGCTCCGTCGCGCCGGGTGGTGCTCGGCCGATCCGCTGTGCATGGAGGCGGGTGCCGCAGGTGCGGACAGCCTGAATCTCGCCGCATGTCACGTGTGCTCCCTGCTGCCCGAGACGAGCTGTGAGCACAACAACACCCTGCTCGACCGCGGTCTGTTGATCGGCTGGCCGGACCACCCGAACGCGGGTTTCTTCAACAGCTATCTGGAGGCCAATGCCTGA